From the genome of Maniola hyperantus chromosome 9, iAphHyp1.2, whole genome shotgun sequence:
cctatttacttagaGAGTAGGTATACACAAAAAGGTGATGTGACCTAGTTACAATCTATTGATTAGGTACTACTCATTAAAATAACGCGAACTCATATCGCTTGCTGAATTATTGGTGTTGAAACTCAAGTGGTGTTAAATTTTGCACTTTACCTTTTCACTGTGTCCATAAATATGTTTAGGTGTTTGTTTGAATGATTACATTCTTAATATGTGATATGAGTTAAAGTTATGATAataattcattttatatttgtaTGGTATCTCTATTTACCTTACATATACTTTATTTGACAAAAGTTCTTTAGGAAAACAGGTTTTTCTTATACTCAGGTTTTTATTTACTCTTAcccataaattttttatttacaggCTGAACTGTCAAGAGTTAAAAGTGAATCTGAATCTCCTCCCATAATAAGTGAGGAAGTGATTCCGGAAGAACCCACAGAACATTCTGACAATGAATCTGTAAAATCTGATGATGTGCAGTCGCAGAAATGTAAGTAATGTGTGACACTGGTAagagaaaattattttaaaattacttaataaacattaaaattttgattttaatgtttattatatgtacatgtcggagaacaggaggatggctgataattattattcatctttagccgacatcagaaggtagtaattaataagtaggtactttaatccatgttctttacaaatagttctcagtaacgtatcgcacatggaaaccatcaacgtaacacaaccagatcaccctaacctaaccctacctatggtcgcctccaaccacccctcacagcgacccctcacctcactctaaactagctaacctaagctaaacactacatcgtgtgattagggcgcaattgctattgcaacctctcaatcaagtcacgacctactccgttatctaatcatctcaaggtaatcaatcacaacttcatgaacgctcttaaaaggatcattgcatcgactctcttacgatctaaaccagatcttataattgacttctcattattaattcagaatatcgcaatagctctaccttctccactctgtgcacatctgcatacagaacaccaaagcatcgtgcgccacacgcgccacgactactatccacccaaataagcgatcacaacagaaaccaggtagaatgtaagctattcgatctcatgggcaactcattgtctaatccatttcaacattacacgagagtcatcaatgattctttaccaaccgggttatacgattctaaagcgggtacctactatcaaagttaacttcaagttactatcacactaaactatcacttcaaactaatcattatctcaactgccggtatatctccaattacactctaaatcactagcgtctgcagaaataaccttaacggatgtccttataataatctatccactgagccaaacgttaactcacgaattactctaatattcaccaataattagtattccatattcgtcaaacaactacgcgaacattattaatagtgctttgcaggcaaagtcaccggatggcactagatgttacgatttaacacaacgtacattagcatcgaacaattactgttctaactatatcacaatcaccgaattaaatatcacgattaagaaactacctacctatctcaaataataaaaattagctaagctataatctgataattaatttaacgcgagagagaattttgaacaatcaacaaatgcgtgcgtgtcaaagtccaactctgacaactaaaataaagatggctaccttccgtagagtaaagctcatacgtttcttttcacggagtctacatacagtaagaactctttcaatatcgaccctccaatatacaTAACATTTGATTGCATTTTACAATCCACTTACAAGTTCTAAATCTTTATATTTGATGTCTTTAtttaacactagatgatgcctgtgacttcgtccacgttgatttaggttttttgaaatatcgtggaaactcttcaattttctgggataaaaagtagcctatgtccttccccgggatataagctaactctataccaaatttcatcaaaatcggttaaacggttggggtgtgaaaagctagcagagagacagacagacagacagacacactttcgcatttataatattagtatggatgattcTTCTATATTTTTCAAGTTGaagtaaagtttttaaaaaccatttCAGCTATAGATGGTACTTTGGACACTTCAGCAAATAAGCCCCATTCACCTACAAGTAGTATAACTTCTCAACGCAAGCTTGAATGGGATTCCTTAGCAGATGTGGGTTATGCTAATGAAAGTGACAGGAAGAATTCAGCATCCAGCCTCAGTACTCTGGAAAGAATGGCTTTACAACAGCAATATTCATATAATGATACAAAAAATAGTGATATAGGAAATCCTACTGCACAGTCCACACCATTGGATGTAAATGAATCTAAATCAAAACATAAAAAAGGTGCTGTAAAGAAAACaaccaaaatatataaaaaagacaTTGAGTCACTTGAATTATCTATCCCACAAAATACTGATAATAATCTACAACCTATAAATCTTAACTTGACTAAACACATATCTTTCAATGTTGATAGAAATGGCAGTGTTGTTATTGAAAATATgactaaaaatgtttctttgagCCCTGAAAAGGTGTCAGTAGAAACTGAAGTTACTCCACAAATTAAAATGGATAAGGAAATTCAAACTACTTTGAATAGAAGTAAAGACAAATCCTTCAGCTCTGGAGAAAAAGTAAAGGATGCAACACCTCAAGTTAAAAGGTACCCTGTACTAATTAGTTTAAATACCTTaaagaaaaaaactaaaaagaagAAAGTGAGAAGAATTAAAAGACATCATAGTAAAAAGAGACTGAGAAATGATAAAGAAAATATGCCACTAGAGAAAAGTGGAGACCAGCTATCAGAAGCTGAGAGTTTCGAATATATGCCAGGGCATATTTATAAccaaaatcaaatgaaatatGATCAGCGCAAGAATTATGTTGCTGATAATAAATCAAGCCTGGAATCAAGTGGGTTGACTACAGACTCAAGTAAAACCACAAAATATTCATTCACAAAAGATTTAGAAAAGAGCATTGATATCCTTAAATCTGCTCTTGACCAAAAATATGAAGATGCCAACTTAAGACAGAATCTCATTAAAGAAATAGTTCAAAAACTTGTAGAATCAAAATATAAAGGTGACAAAAGCTCGACTGCGTTTTTATCGGAATTGAGCTTCAATAGTAAAAGATTAGGTTTAGGAGATAATAATTACACTACCACAAGTACCTCAGATACAAATAATACTGCCAATGAAGCTAAACCATCAAAACCAAAGAAATCTATTTTACGCATGGACAAATTTAATGCAAATCCCATAGCCTCAACATCACAAAGTGTTCCCAATATTCCTAGTTATACAAAAAATGAAAAACTACTTGaatcaaaaatttcaaagtcAATAGATCTTTCTAATACTGATTCTGATGTTCCGAACAAAAATAAAGCTTTATCTGATATAGGTGTAGATAAAGCATCTTCAGAAGAATTGTACAAAAAGTATTTAGAAGCATTAAAAAGAGAACAAGCTTATAAAAGGCATTTAAAAGATAAAGAAATGTTTCTAAAACAAAAGCTAGTTAGTTCTGATGCTGTTCGTAATGCTATAAAGCAAGTTGATGCTAAAGCTCAGAATAGGATAAAAGACCTAATGAAAGACCTGATTAGAAACAATTATGATGATGGATCAGGTGATGCAAGCAAATTGGAAGGTGGATCAAGTGcttatataaatatagaaaaacataattctctaAGAAAACACAAAAGTCATTCTGTATTTACACTGTCATCAGGTACTTCTGAAAATCGTTGTAAAAATGTACCTGTAGTAAACAAACATCATACTGAAGCAGGCAGTTCAAATATTGATAGTAAATTTGAAAAACATTACTGCTGCTGTCCACTTCATGCAGTACATCCTAAAGTCGGAGTTACAGATAGTTCCGTGCAAGTGAATATCCCAACTTGTAGGGACCATGATTCTCCTCATCATAAAACAAAAGGAATGTTCCAGCAACCAGAGATAAAGCCAGCTCGTTGTGAAAAATGCAAAAGTCCACGTAATAGACCACAAACTGTATCTGATGGTGCAAAAGaacatttaaaatatgtttGCTTGTGtactgatgatgatgtaatGTCACAAGAAATGcctgaaaactttttaatatataaatgttCTAGATTACCTAGCAAAAATCTAAAATTAGAAGATATAGTATCTCAAGTTGGAAACACTGCTAGTACTGGAAGCTCTAGTAATTTCACATCCCCTCGACAAAAGATATCTTCATTCAAAAGCCAAGATTGTGAAAGAAAATGTTTGGTTATAAAAGATAGTACTAGTTCAAATAATCAAACTTCGAAATCATCACAAACTAACATCAACATACCACTAATTCTCCGAGGTACAAATAGTCAACAAAGTATTAGCTCGACATCAACAGAATGCAGAGAAAATGGAATTGATATACTGGAACCACAACATAACaaaccaaattttatgataCATGAGGCTACTAGATGCATCCAAACTGAAATCAGTATCGACCCAAAGATATCTGATCCATCTTTATCTGATATAAATGTTGTGAATGATGAAAATTGTGTTGAATTGATAAATGAAACATATAAAAAAGTTTCTCAGCCTGCTTTAGACAAAAATGATAACCACAAACTTGAAAAAACTTGCGTTCAAGTGCAAAGTAGCGAAAGCAGTTTGcctgaaagtaaaaaaaaattgcagatgGGATCTGATAAATGCATAAGTACAAGTGCTGAAGAAGAGTTTACTTTTGTTCGAAAATTTGACAAAGAAGTACAGTCTGCTGATCACATGACCAATAATGATACAAATAGAGTTGATAATAATCAATGCTTAAACAATTTTACGATACCTATACAAGGCACAAATATGACACTTAAAGTTAGTCTAGGTTCTGGGGCCAACAGACCTCCTTTTGATGAAAATATATTACCAAAggaaataaaaactaataaaaatgttatatctAAAGGAACTGAGACAGTAAAGCCCCCAGTTGTTGAAACTGCTACGTCGTTGCAAGAAGAATGCTCTAAAGGAGTGCAGTCATGTgatacaaatatttttgaagAATTTTATCGAAAACCACCAAAAACCACATGTGGtgaaaatagaaatacatacaGAGATAATTTTGATTCTCAGGTTAATTACAATGAAAAAGCCAATGCCCCTTTTAAGTCTTCTTGTGTAACTGCTTCCGCGACTGCTGATTGCAAATATAACACTTATCCAACAGAGGATCGAAGCCACATTCAAAAACCTCTACTCCGTTCTAATACTGATCCTAGCAAAATAGAAAAAGCTAGTCATGttacattttaccaaaaaacGGTTAAAGATACAGAGAATCAACCAGAAGTTGCTGAAATACCTCAGAGGCAATCAAAAGCAATATCACCAAAACAGATAGAAAAAGCTGCTTCTTGTTGTTCTGAGACATCTTCTAAATCTGTAGAGACAAGCAGCAAAAGCAAAGTAAGTTCAGACACTGATAAACAGTTCAAGTCATCTAGTAGTGACACAGATGGTAAAACAAAGGAACTTGATTGTAAAGATCCTGTGCTAGATATAATACAAGACATAACTAAACGCTATTCAAAAAAAGATTTCGAAAAGAGCAAAAGAAAGAAATGCTTTAAAGAAATCATTAGTGTTCTCAGCTATCTATTAGATACTGAAGAAAGCACAGACCATGATCAGAACAAAGCATCATGCTCGTCTGCTTTTGATGTTTATGATACAGGGGAAAATTTGCCAGATAAAGAAAGTGCTGATTCTATTCCAGGAAAGACTTTAGTAGATAAAGCAGTACAGTTATCCACCAAAAAGTCTAAGTTACACAAAACGTGCACTGAATCATCAGATCTTCCCACATCAACTGACTTTCCCAGTACATCTTCTGATGCAGCAACATGCAaagttttgaataaaattaaaaaggaatGCGAAAAATACCACCAGAAACGATGCAAACTGCATACGAGTGGTAAAAAATGTGAAGGTTCAAGCAGTACTTCAGTAAATTGCGATCAATGTAGTCGCATCCATCATTGCTCTTGTAGAggacataaatgtaaaagtcacAGAACAAAAACTGTTgagaaaacaaagaaaaaatgcGTGGCTTACAACTTGATCATTCAAACATCAGATAGTCTTGTGAGCGAAGAAACAAATTGCGGCAATAATCGCCGTCAATTGCAGAATATAATCGTTAAGGTTCCTTCAAAACGAAAGGTTGAAAATGTGCCTTTTAAAGAAATGGCTACAAAAATTGAGAGAGACATGCCTCATTGTAGTCCTCGGTGCAACTCACGAGATAATCGGTCAAAGAGTTTGCCTAATGACAGTGAAATATCAAGCACAGATGAAATTATCAGGAAGGCCCAGGATTATACAGTAAgggaatttttagaaaaaaatcgcCCTGATTTTATAGCGAAATGTTCCGATCGGCAAGATTGTTTGAAATTGATCAGTGAGTCCAGGTaacttgataatatttttttttgttaaatggTCTAAGTTTTACTTGTATAAATTCTGGGTCCTTGACTCCTTAGAAAAAGTTGTTTGTGCAGACATGTGGCAACCATGGCATAAACAATTTCTTTGTAGAAGGTAGAACTCACCAATTTTTCTTACTCTAGACCAAGAGATGGCTGCCCTCCTGGATTGAATATGATAGTTGTGCATCCTCCACTATGTAATGGAAATTCTTGTATGGAAACTTGCAATATGTGTTATGGAGGTATTTTCGCTGTcattaaattcattttatttcataagtAAAAATAGTTCAAGAAATTAAATAGAGGATTGTTCTAGGGTTACCAATAACTAACTGTAATGCCTGTGCATATAATAGTGTCCATTGTGTTCAGAATGAAGTGACAAGAATTGGTGAGTCTACTGACCTACTTACAGTATCTGGCAGGAAAGATAATACATCGAATTTTAGATAGAGATAATCGGTAGCTTCGTAGAGCGTAGCTCTGTCTCCGTCACTCAATCCTATGACGTTTTATCTCAGAGACAAATAGGAAAGGCTAGTTTTAAGATTGTGTACTATAGAGTTAACCACAGtacattttaatgtagataacaggtacataccacgattaattatttACGCGTTATCTATATTAACATATGTCATTTAACCACGAAATAGTTGCCACTGTGTGTTTCCTTAAACT
Proteins encoded in this window:
- the LOC117985027 gene encoding serine-rich adhesin for platelets-like, with product METEETGDNHFSNCEESHTACSAVNNLILDYYKKFGKKRDLEQFFSLSTAQSEVRDPCSLFWRRMKSQDESSDSGGKRSESSTELCRISIKCSIPEPSTSQAELSRVKSESESPPIISEEVIPEEPTEHSDNESVKSDDVQSQKSIDGTLDTSANKPHSPTSSITSQRKLEWDSLADVGYANESDRKNSASSLSTLERMALQQQYSYNDTKNSDIGNPTAQSTPLDVNESKSKHKKGAVKKTTKIYKKDIESLELSIPQNTDNNLQPINLNLTKHISFNVDRNGSVVIENMTKNVSLSPEKVSVETEVTPQIKMDKEIQTTLNRSKDKSFSSGEKVKDATPQVKRYPVLISLNTLKKKTKKKKVRRIKRHHSKKRLRNDKENMPLEKSGDQLSEAESFEYMPGHIYNQNQMKYDQRKNYVADNKSSLESSGLTTDSSKTTKYSFTKDLEKSIDILKSALDQKYEDANLRQNLIKEIVQKLVESKYKGDKSSTAFLSELSFNSKRLGLGDNNYTTTSTSDTNNTANEAKPSKPKKSILRMDKFNANPIASTSQSVPNIPSYTKNEKLLESKISKSIDLSNTDSDVPNKNKALSDIGVDKASSEELYKKYLEALKREQAYKRHLKDKEMFLKQKLVSSDAVRNAIKQVDAKAQNRIKDLMKDLIRNNYDDGSGDASKLEGGSSAYINIEKHNSLRKHKSHSVFTLSSGTSENRCKNVPVVNKHHTEAGSSNIDSKFEKHYCCCPLHAVHPKVGVTDSSVQVNIPTCRDHDSPHHKTKGMFQQPEIKPARCEKCKSPRNRPQTVSDGAKEHLKYVCLCTDDDVMSQEMPENFLIYKCSRLPSKNLKLEDIVSQVGNTASTGSSSNFTSPRQKISSFKSQDCERKCLVIKDSTSSNNQTSKSSQTNINIPLILRGTNSQQSISSTSTECRENGIDILEPQHNKPNFMIHEATRCIQTEISIDPKISDPSLSDINVVNDENCVELINETYKKVSQPALDKNDNHKLEKTCVQVQSSESSLPESKKKLQMGSDKCISTSAEEEFTFVRKFDKEVQSADHMTNNDTNRVDNNQCLNNFTIPIQGTNMTLKVSLGSGANRPPFDENILPKEIKTNKNVISKGTETVKPPVVETATSLQEECSKGVQSCDTNIFEEFYRKPPKTTCGENRNTYRDNFDSQVNYNEKANAPFKSSCVTASATADCKYNTYPTEDRSHIQKPLLRSNTDPSKIEKASHVTFYQKTVKDTENQPEVAEIPQRQSKAISPKQIEKAASCCSETSSKSVETSSKSKVSSDTDKQFKSSSSDTDGKTKELDCKDPVLDIIQDITKRYSKKDFEKSKRKKCFKEIISVLSYLLDTEESTDHDQNKASCSSAFDVYDTGENLPDKESADSIPGKTLVDKAVQLSTKKSKLHKTCTESSDLPTSTDFPSTSSDAATCKVLNKIKKECEKYHQKRCKLHTSGKKCEGSSSTSVNCDQCSRIHHCSCRGHKCKSHRTKTVEKTKKKCVAYNLIIQTSDSLVSEETNCGNNRRQLQNIIVKVPSKRKVENVPFKEMATKIERDMPHCSPRCNSRDNRSKSLPNDSEISSTDEIIRKAQDYTVREFLEKNRPDFIAKCSDRQDCLKLISESRAIERKAKRQLLSLQLDRKQALNALSESDLKDFARALGDELRRQKVAPKFISEREMKKHSEKIYKSLPEVVQKKEEIKKENIKKTNLLMANIFRKNLQKKTLRGSINISNYSSVIKI